The following are from one region of the Heterodontus francisci isolate sHetFra1 chromosome 34, sHetFra1.hap1, whole genome shotgun sequence genome:
- the LOC137348418 gene encoding uncharacterized protein has translation MNRNLHKNLFTVGVLALLMLAVQGEDQSSHPEQVVSREGERVELDCRLSIAAGYTVGWYRQALTGAPTFIGSIYQGTETTGRYRLSLDPVQKSNTISIDRTEAQDSAVPCHLETFQMSVPQGTEGQSISLHHNATFATGDSIFWYRQFANQAPQYLLSTYRDERVEGRFKISVDSEKGSTTLTVNTTQLSDAAVYYSAVRHGEIN, from the exons ATGAACAGAAACCTCCACAAAAATCTGTTTACAGTTGGTGTTCTGGCGCTGTTGATGTTGG CCGTTCAGGGTGAGGATCAGAGCTCACACCCTGAGCAGGTGGTGTCTCGGGAAGGGGAACGGGTTGAACTGGATTGCCGGCTCTCCATTGCTGCTGGGTATACAGTAGGCTggtacagacaagcactgacagggGCACCGACATTTATCGGCTCCATATACCAGGGGACTGAGACTACAGGACGCTACAGACTATCGTTGGACCCAGTTCAGAAGTCCAACACCATTTCTATAGATCGCACCGAGGCCCAGGACTCCG CTGTTCCTTGTCACTTGGAGACATTCCAGATGTCAGTGCCTCAAGGAACCGAAGGACAAAGCATTTCACTTCATCACAACGCTACTTTCGCTACAGGTGATTCTATATTCTGGTACCGGCAGTTCGCCAATCAAGCTCCCCAGTATCTCCTCTCCACATACAGagatgagagagttgagggaaggtTTAAAATATCTGTGGACAGTGAGAAGGGCTCCACTACTCTTACGGTAAACACGACTCAGCTGTCAGACGCTGCGGTGTATTACAGTGCAGTGAGACACGGTGAAATAAATTAA